A part of Brachybacterium faecium DSM 4810 genomic DNA contains:
- a CDS encoding acetyl/propionyl-CoA carboxylase, alpha subunit (PFAM: Carbamoyl-phosphate synthase L chain, N-terminal domain; ATP-grasp domain; Biotin carboxylase C-terminal domain; Biotin-requiring enzyme), whose amino-acid sequence MPARSSKPRPLSTVLIANRGEIAVRIARACRDAGLRSVAVYADPDRDALHTQVADDAYALGGTTAASSYLVVDKILDIAHRSGADAIHPGYGFLSERADFAQAVIDAGLTWIGPPPAAIEKLGDKVSARHIAQKAGAPLVAGTKDPVQNSDEVVDFARENGLPIAIKAAFGGGGRGLKVAREESEVRELFDSAVREATASFGRGECFVERYLDSPRHVETQCLADVHGNVQVVSTRDCSLQRRHQKLVEEAPAPFLTPQQNAQLVSSSKAIMREAGYVGAGTCEFLVGLDGTISFLEVNTRLQVEHPVTEEVAGVDLVREQLRIAAGERISEEDPAVRGHSFEFRINGEDPGRGFMPAPGRIQRFDMPTGPGVRVETGVRAGDEVSGAFDSMLAKLIVTGATRQEALERSRRALAEFRIDGIPTVLPFHARVVEDPAFAPEDPEQPFSVHTRWIETQFDNDLSAAPLPGQPEEPEDREAVVVEVDGRRVEISLPASLRAPQAPVRQRRKRQHRASGEAGGSGNSVSAPMQGTIVKVVAEEGQSVADGDLLVVLEAMKMEQPITAHRSGIVKSLNAEIGATVSAGAVLCTIED is encoded by the coding sequence ATGCCCGCACGCTCCTCCAAGCCCCGCCCCCTGTCCACGGTGCTCATCGCCAACCGTGGAGAGATCGCGGTGCGGATCGCACGGGCCTGCCGGGATGCCGGACTCCGCTCCGTCGCGGTGTACGCCGATCCCGACCGCGATGCCCTGCACACCCAGGTCGCCGATGACGCCTACGCGCTCGGCGGCACCACGGCCGCCAGCTCCTACCTGGTGGTCGACAAGATCCTGGACATCGCGCACCGCTCCGGCGCCGACGCGATCCATCCCGGCTACGGCTTCCTCTCCGAACGTGCGGACTTCGCCCAGGCCGTCATCGACGCGGGGCTGACCTGGATCGGTCCGCCGCCCGCGGCGATCGAGAAGCTCGGCGACAAGGTCTCCGCCCGGCACATCGCCCAGAAGGCGGGGGCCCCGCTGGTCGCCGGCACGAAGGATCCGGTGCAGAACTCCGACGAGGTGGTGGACTTCGCCCGCGAGAACGGCCTGCCCATCGCGATCAAGGCCGCCTTCGGCGGCGGCGGCCGCGGCCTGAAGGTCGCCCGCGAGGAGTCCGAGGTGCGCGAGCTGTTCGACTCCGCGGTGCGCGAGGCGACCGCGTCCTTCGGTCGCGGCGAATGCTTCGTGGAGCGCTACCTGGATTCCCCCCGTCACGTCGAGACCCAGTGCCTGGCGGACGTCCACGGCAACGTCCAGGTGGTCTCCACCCGCGACTGCTCCCTGCAGCGCCGCCATCAGAAGCTGGTCGAGGAGGCTCCCGCCCCCTTCCTCACGCCCCAGCAGAATGCCCAGCTGGTCTCCTCCTCGAAGGCGATCATGCGGGAGGCCGGCTACGTCGGCGCCGGCACCTGCGAGTTCCTCGTCGGTCTCGACGGCACCATCTCCTTCCTCGAGGTCAACACGCGCCTGCAGGTCGAGCACCCGGTGACCGAGGAGGTCGCCGGTGTGGACCTGGTGCGCGAGCAGCTGCGGATCGCCGCCGGCGAGCGCATCAGCGAGGAGGATCCCGCGGTGCGCGGCCACTCCTTCGAGTTCCGCATCAACGGCGAGGATCCCGGGCGCGGCTTCATGCCCGCCCCGGGCCGCATCCAGCGCTTCGACATGCCCACCGGGCCCGGCGTGCGCGTCGAGACCGGGGTGCGGGCCGGGGACGAGGTCTCCGGGGCGTTCGATTCGATGCTCGCCAAGCTCATCGTCACCGGCGCCACCCGCCAGGAGGCGCTCGAGCGCTCCCGCCGCGCGCTGGCCGAGTTCCGCATCGACGGCATCCCCACCGTCCTGCCCTTCCACGCGCGGGTGGTCGAGGATCCGGCCTTCGCGCCGGAGGATCCCGAGCAGCCGTTCTCCGTGCACACCCGCTGGATCGAGACGCAGTTCGACAACGATCTGTCGGCCGCGCCGCTGCCGGGCCAGCCGGAAGAGCCCGAGGACCGCGAGGCCGTGGTGGTCGAGGTGGACGGCCGACGGGTCGAGATCAGCCTGCCCGCCTCGCTGCGTGCGCCCCAGGCCCCGGTGCGGCAGCGCCGCAAGCGTCAGCACCGTGCGTCCGGGGAGGCCGGCGGGAGCGGCAACAGCGTCTCCGCGCCGATGCAGGGCACGATCGTGAAGGTGGTCGCCGAGGAGGGCCAGTCCGTGGCCGACGGCGACCTGCTGGTGGTGCTCGAGGCGATGAAGATGGAGCAGCCGATCACGGCGCATCGCTCCGGGATCGTCAAGAGCCTGAACGCGGAGATCGGCGCGACCGTCTCCGCGGGCGCCGTCCTCTGCACCATCGAGGACTGA